In Bradyrhizobium sp. 200, the sequence AACAGCGTCGGCACCGGCACCGGCGTGACGATCAGTTCCATCCAGCGGTCGACCGGCACCTGGTCCAGATAGGTCGCACGGCGCGGTTCGGTGGTCGCGATCGCCTCGCGCAGCGCGGTGATGATCTCGGGCGAGCGCAACGCGAACTGGGCGAGCTCGTTCTTGCGTAGCGCAGGCGCGAGCTGGGCGGCGGCCGTGTTGAGATGCAGGACGCGGCCGGCGCGGTCGAGCAGCACGGCTGGGTCCGGCATGCCGGCAACGACGGCGCTGACAGCGGCAGACTCGACCGGACTGACGGCGCGGACGTCGTCACGGGAGGCCACTGCATGATGCAGCCGCCATGGCACCAGCGCTGCGGCGGCGATACAGATGAAAACAGCCATGGCGCGCGCCGGCGAGAGATCGGCCAACACGACAAGCGCGCAGAGCGCGAGGCCGGCGGCGAGCAGGATGATCGCCGAATGCCGCAGCCGGTCCGGCCACGGTGCAAAGAAGGACGAAGAGCTGGAATCGTCTATCGCCATGGCGCAGGCCCTCTTCCTCTTATTCGTGAGGCGCCCGCCGCGTCATCAGGTGCCCGTGTCGCCACGCTCGCGCACATAGACGGCGGCCTCACGCCTCGGCTGGGCATCGGCGCCAGGCGCCAACTGGCGCAGGCGCTTCGATCGCGCGCCGATGATAATCTCCCGAAGCGTCAACAAGATTACAGATATGACAAAAGGGCCGATATAATAGAGGACACGGAACAACAGCATGCCGGCCAGCAGTTCCTCCCGGTCCATCTGCCAGAGGCCGACCAGCATGGCGGCATCGAAGACGCCGAGCCCGCCCGGCGAATGGCTGGCAAACCCCAACAGCGTGGCCGAAACGAAGATGACAGCGACGACGACGAAGCCCAGATTGGGCTCATCCGGCACCAGCACATACATCGCCAGCGCGCAGAAGCCGAGATCGACAATGCCGATGGCGATCTGCAGCAGCGTCAGCGGTCCGCCCGGGAGCGTGACGGTCCACGGCCCGCGGCCGACGCTGCGCGGCTGAGCCCAGACCCACACGACATATCCGATCAGCGCGATGATGATGCCGAACGCCGCGACGCGGTTGAGCCAGACCGGCAACTGATCGATCGAGGCGGCGGCTTCCGGATGATAGGCGATGCCGAGGCCCAGCACCGCGGCATTGCCGAGCCAGAAGGTCAGCCCGGCCAGGAAACAGATCTTGGCGACGTCGATCGCGTTCAGCCCCCAGGCCGAATAGATCCGGTAGCGCACCGCGCCGCCGGTGAAGACGCTGGCACCGACATTGTGGCCGATCGAATAGGAGGTGAAGGCCGCCAGCGCGTTGACGCGGTAGGGAATGTGGCGCTGGCCGATCGCGCGGACCGCAAACCAGTCATAGAAGGTCAGCGTGAAATAGCCGGCCGCCACGAACAGGGCCGCCAGCGCGATCTGGCCCGGGTCGGTCCCCTTGATGGCGTCGATCACCTCGTTGGTGTCGATGCCGCGGAGCATGTGATAGAGCACGTAGCACGCAACGGCGATGACCGTGATGCTGATCAAAACCCCGAGCTTATGCAGGACCTGCTTCTGGCGCAGAAACGACATCGCCCTGCGTATTGC encodes:
- a CDS encoding lysylphosphatidylglycerol synthase domain-containing protein gives rise to the protein MPEAIRRAMSFLRQKQVLHKLGVLISITVIAVACYVLYHMLRGIDTNEVIDAIKGTDPGQIALAALFVAAGYFTLTFYDWFAVRAIGQRHIPYRVNALAAFTSYSIGHNVGASVFTGGAVRYRIYSAWGLNAIDVAKICFLAGLTFWLGNAAVLGLGIAYHPEAAASIDQLPVWLNRVAAFGIIIALIGYVVWVWAQPRSVGRGPWTVTLPGGPLTLLQIAIGIVDLGFCALAMYVLVPDEPNLGFVVVAVIFVSATLLGFASHSPGGLGVFDAAMLVGLWQMDREELLAGMLLFRVLYYIGPFVISVILLTLREIIIGARSKRLRQLAPGADAQPRREAAVYVRERGDTGT